From the genome of Triticum aestivum cultivar Chinese Spring chromosome 3B, IWGSC CS RefSeq v2.1, whole genome shotgun sequence, one region includes:
- the LOC123069021 gene encoding auxin-responsive protein IAA1, giving the protein MSAETERSSTESSAASGLDFEDTALTLTLRLPGDPDRKRGASSSSSCSLADRSSLLAEAPPAPKERVVGWPPVRSFRKNALENVAAGSTRAAAAPAKFVKVAVDGAPYLRKVNLRDYAGYDQLLRALQGKFCSHFTIRKFANDEMKLVDAVNGTEYVPTYEDKDGDWMLVGDVPWKMFEEACQRVRLMKNSEAVNVAPRAAR; this is encoded by the exons ATGTCGGCGGAGACGGAGCGGAGCTCCACGGAGTCGTCCGCGGCGTCCGGGCTCGACTTCGAGGACACCGCGCTCACGCTCACCCTGCGCCTCCCCGGCGACCCCGACCGCAAgcgcggcgcctcctcctcctcctcctgctccctcgCCGACCGCTCCTCCCTCCTCGCCGAGGCTCCGCCGGCCCCCAA GGAGCGGGTGGTTGGCTGGCCGCCGGTGAGGTCGTTCCGCAAGAACGCGCTCGAGAACGTCGCCGCCGGGTCCACCAGGGCGGCCGCCGCGCCGGCCAAGTTCGTCAAGGTGGCCGTCGATGGCGCGCCCTACCTGCGCAAGGTGAACCTGCGGGACTACGCCGGCTACGACCAGCTCCTCCGCGCGCTCCAGGGCAAGTTCTGCTCCCACTTCACCATCA GGAAGTTCGCCAACGACGAGATGAAGCTGGTGGacgcggtgaacgggacggagtACGTGCCCACCTACGAGGACAAGGACGGCGACTGGATGCTCGTCGGCGACGTCCCCTGGAA GATGTTTGAGGAAGCCTGCCAACGCGTCCGCCTGATGAAGAACTCCGAGGCCGTGAACGTAG CACCCAGAGCTGCCCGGTGA